One part of the Glycine soja cultivar W05 chromosome 11, ASM419377v2, whole genome shotgun sequence genome encodes these proteins:
- the LOC114374144 gene encoding mitochondrial inner membrane protease subunit 1-like, whose product MKTAVMILRNLEALEHIIKAGWRISKFFCFVHVTQTYLIAPAVIYGPSMLPTIDLKTAVFLMEKISPWFGKVACGDIVVLRNPQDPRRFMTKRVVGLEGDSITYISNPETYELEGDSFTHISSLDNSDKSKTILVPKGAVWVEGDNKYNSNYSRKFGPVPYDLIDGKMFWRITPLKKFGPFWNK is encoded by the exons ATGAAAACTGCAGTGATGATATTGAGAAACCTGGAGGCACTTGAGCATATTATTAAAGCAGGATGGAGGATTTCTAAGTTCTTCTGTTTTGTACACGTTACCCAAACCTATCTGATCGCCCCTGCTGTG ATCTATGGTCCTAGCATGCTTCCTACAATCGATTTGAAAACAGCTGTGTTCTTAATGGAAAAGATCTCACCCTGGTTTGGTAAAGTTGCTTGTGGAGATATTGTAGTCTTGCGCAATCCTCAAGACCCTAGGCGCTTCATGACCAAACGTGTGGTTGGATTGGAGGGTGATAGCATTACATACATTTCCAATCCTGAGACCTATGAATTGGAGGGTGATAGTTTTACACACATTTCCTCTCTTGATAACAGTGATAAGTCTAAGACTATTTTG GTTCCAAAGGGGGCCGTTTGGGTAGAGGGAGATAATAAGTATAACAGCAATTATTCAAGAAAATTTGGTCCTGTTCCTTATGACCTTATTGATGGCAAGATGTTCTGGAGG ATAACACCACTTAAAAAATTTGGACCTTTCTGGAATAAATGA